A portion of the Gossypium arboreum isolate Shixiya-1 chromosome 8, ASM2569848v2, whole genome shotgun sequence genome contains these proteins:
- the LOC108469229 gene encoding uncharacterized protein At4g22758-like isoform X2, which yields MSQKNLPRRFPSFRRRRLLYPSSTSILQTPPPHRRSLKRSSKHGRILKRCASEPCLWSSTRTFMGSKGEESPLFGPQTSIDALASSPSFSLSDFASPKQSFEGYNKEAKVVINVWVERSPGPVRTMVKLGASVEDAIKLVLHK from the exons atgTCCCAAAAGAATCTTCCACGAAGGTTTCCAAGCTTCCGGCGACGACGGCTACTTTACCCATCATCGACCTCAATACTACAGACGCCTCCTCCACATCGGAGATCACTGAAAAGGTCGTCGAAGCATGGTAGGATTCTGAAGCGATGTGCTTCAGAGCCATGTCTGTGGAGCTCTACGCGCACTTTCATGGGGTCTAAAGGGGAAGAGTCGCCTTTGTTTGGACCTCAAACTAGCATCGACGCCTTAGCTTCttctccttctttttctttgtcgGATTTCGCTTCTCCAAAACAGAGTTTTGAG GGTTACAACAAAGAAGCTAAAGTTGTGATCAACGTATGGGTTGAAAGAAGTCCAGGACCAGTCCGAACCATGGTGAAATTAGGGGCCAGTGTCGAAGACGCTATAAAGCTTGTTCTGCACAA ATAA
- the LOC108468960 gene encoding methylsterol monooxygenase 1-1-like isoform X2 — MLPLNTIEEATTFLGRNLTVAETLWFNYSAQKSDYYLYCHNILFLFLIFTFVPLPLVFVETMRSLGFLKYNIQPKVKTSLSEMFRCYKDVMRMFVLLVGPLQLSSYPSIKMIGIRTGLPLPSMWEILAQLTVYFMIEDYTNYWIHRFLHGKWGYENIHRVHHEYSAPIGFAAPYAHWLEVLILGIPTFLGPAIVPGHMITFWLWIALRQIEAIETHSGYDFPWTPTKYIPFYGGADYHDYHHYVGQQSQSNFASVFTYCDYIYGTDKGYRYHKKVLRKVSLCRSE, encoded by the exons ATGTTACCCCTTAATACAATCGAGGAGGCTACTACATTCCTCGGACGGAACTTGACGGTGGCCGAGACACTATGGTTTAATTACTCGGCTCAAAAATCAGATTACTATCTTTACTGCCACAACATTTTGTTTTTATTCCTCATATTTACTTTTGTGCCTTTGCCGCTTGTTTTCGTTGAGACGATGAGATCTCTGGGTTTCCTTAAGTACAATATTCAGCCCAAAGTTAAGACGTCCTTATCTGAGATGTTCAGGTGTTATAAAGATGTTATGCGGATGTTTGTTCTTCTTGTGGGTCCTTTGCAGTTATCATCTTATCCTTCAATTAAG ATGATTGGGATTCGAACAGGGCTGCCATTGCCATCAATGTGGGAGATACTGGCGCAATTGACGGTATATTTCATGATAGAAGATTACACCAATTACTGGATTCACAGGTTCCTGCATGGGAAATGGGGGTATGAGAATATTCACCGGGTTCACCATGAATACTCTGCTCCCATTGGGTTTGCTGCACCCTACGCACATTGGCTTGAAGTTTTGATCCTTGGGATTCCAACTTTTCTTGGACCAGCTATTGTTCCAGGGCATATGATCACCTTTTGGTTGTGGATTGCTTTAAGGCAAATTGAAGCTATAGAGACACACAGTGG ATATGATTTCCCCTGGACTCCCACAAAATATATCCCATTTTACGGTGGTGCAGATTACCATGATTACCACCATTATGTTGGACAACAAAGCCAGAGCAATTTTGCTTCGGTGTTTACTTATTGCGATTATATCTATGGCACTGACAAG GGCTACCGCTACCATAAGAAGGTCCTAAGGAAG GTGTCGCTTTGTAGAAGTGAGTAA
- the LOC108468960 gene encoding methylsterol monooxygenase 1-1-like isoform X1, whose amino-acid sequence MLPLNTIEEATTFLGRNLTVAETLWFNYSAQKSDYYLYCHNILFLFLIFTFVPLPLVFVETMRSLGFLKYNIQPKVKTSLSEMFRCYKDVMRMFVLLVGPLQLSSYPSIKMIGIRTGLPLPSMWEILAQLTVYFMIEDYTNYWIHRFLHGKWGYENIHRVHHEYSAPIGFAAPYAHWLEVLILGIPTFLGPAIVPGHMITFWLWIALRQIEAIETHSGYDFPWTPTKYIPFYGGADYHDYHHYVGQQSQSNFASVFTYCDYIYGTDKGYRYHKKVLRKLNVQSRIYGTQNGGSYYASTQDLKSQ is encoded by the exons ATGTTACCCCTTAATACAATCGAGGAGGCTACTACATTCCTCGGACGGAACTTGACGGTGGCCGAGACACTATGGTTTAATTACTCGGCTCAAAAATCAGATTACTATCTTTACTGCCACAACATTTTGTTTTTATTCCTCATATTTACTTTTGTGCCTTTGCCGCTTGTTTTCGTTGAGACGATGAGATCTCTGGGTTTCCTTAAGTACAATATTCAGCCCAAAGTTAAGACGTCCTTATCTGAGATGTTCAGGTGTTATAAAGATGTTATGCGGATGTTTGTTCTTCTTGTGGGTCCTTTGCAGTTATCATCTTATCCTTCAATTAAG ATGATTGGGATTCGAACAGGGCTGCCATTGCCATCAATGTGGGAGATACTGGCGCAATTGACGGTATATTTCATGATAGAAGATTACACCAATTACTGGATTCACAGGTTCCTGCATGGGAAATGGGGGTATGAGAATATTCACCGGGTTCACCATGAATACTCTGCTCCCATTGGGTTTGCTGCACCCTACGCACATTGGCTTGAAGTTTTGATCCTTGGGATTCCAACTTTTCTTGGACCAGCTATTGTTCCAGGGCATATGATCACCTTTTGGTTGTGGATTGCTTTAAGGCAAATTGAAGCTATAGAGACACACAGTGG ATATGATTTCCCCTGGACTCCCACAAAATATATCCCATTTTACGGTGGTGCAGATTACCATGATTACCACCATTATGTTGGACAACAAAGCCAGAGCAATTTTGCTTCGGTGTTTACTTATTGCGATTATATCTATGGCACTGACAAG GGCTACCGCTACCATAAGAAGGTCCTAAGGAAG TTGAATGTGCAATCAAGAATTTATGGTACACAGAATGGAGGCTCATACTATGCTTCTACTCAAGATCTTAAATCACAATAG